The genomic stretch GGCTTCGCGCGTGGCCGTGCCCACGAGCGCGATTGCCGCCATTCCCGCCCGCACGGCCGCCTCGATGCCGGCGGTCGAATCCTCGACGACGGCGCAGCGGCGCGGCTCCAGCCCAAGTTTCGCCGACGCCTTCAGAAACACTTCCGGGTCCGGTTTCCCGGCCCGGACCTCGGCGCCGGTGACCGTCGCGTCGAAAAGGCGTGTCCGGCCCAGGCCTTCGAGGGAGATCCGGACGTTCTCCGGCGGGCCGGAGGACCCGACCGCCAGCAGAAACCCCGCCGCCTTCAGGGCATCCACGAGTTCGGCCGCCCCGTCCATCGGCCGAAAATCGGTCCGAAGCACCTCGCGATACTGAACCTCTTTCCACTGGGCGAGTTCCTCCGCCTGGGCCTCGGTCAGGACGTCGCCCCAGAGGAGGCGAATGATCTCGCGGTTCCGCCGGCCGAAGAGCGAGGCGAACGTATTTTCGCCGATGGGTCGGCCGGCGCGCCGCCCCACGCGCTTCCACGCCTCGAAGTGCGCCCGGTAACTATCCACCAGGACGCCGTCCACGTCGAAGATGACTGCGCGGCATCTCATCCGTTCTCCTCACAGGAAAAGGTGGGATAGACTAGCAGGAGGGCTCGCCGCCGGCAAGCCGCCTCGCCGCCGAAATGGGAAGCGCCCCGCCCACAGGAGAATTGACCCGCTCCCGCCGCGCCGGTACAGTGGAGCAGCATCG from Planctomycetota bacterium encodes the following:
- a CDS encoding HAD family phosphatase, producing MRCRAVIFDVDGVLVDSYRAHFEAWKRVGRRAGRPIGENTFASLFGRRNREIIRLLWGDVLTEAQAEELAQWKEVQYREVLRTDFRPMDGAAELVDALKAAGFLLAVGSSGPPENVRISLEGLGRTRLFDATVTGAEVRAGKPDPEVFLKASAKLGLEPRRCAVVEDSTAGIEAAVRAGMAAIALVGTATREA